The Salvelinus namaycush isolate Seneca chromosome 31, SaNama_1.0, whole genome shotgun sequence genomic interval CTCCGAGCCCTGACGTTTTACAGtatttattgtttattagtttagaAGGCCATGTTGTGAAACCAAGCCCTGAGGGTCAGCTTTCTGTATTGTCTAGAGATAGTGTGTGGGGTAGCCGAGTTGTGAAATGATGTCATGGGTTGTTATCCCACAGCCTTCTAGAGATAGTGATGATGGTGAATGATGTGTTGTTAGATGGAGACAGTCAGACCATCAGTAGGTTATCTATTCAACTCTCCAGCAAGCGTCAGTGAGAGTCAGTGAGATGACAGTGTTGTTGTGAGATGGACGTGGTTACCTCTCCCCCAGTACTGATGGTGTTAATGACATGTTCATGTCACTGGGGTTATCTATCTTTAGGAGGTATGTGACAGTAGTGTTCGTGAAATAGCTGTGATGTGATGGTGACACTGGGGTTCTGTGAGTTCTGTAGTGGTGGTGTTTATGAAATGGCCGTGTCAGCAGGGTTATCTCAGCCTGGCTGACCCTAGGTCAGTTATGTGTTAGCTCTGTGGTGGTTGGACAGCCAGGCTGCTATCAGCCCTACATCAGTGGCGTGGGCTGTTTCATCTGAGATTGTTTGTTTttccctctgtctgtgtctgtttgtcaaAGGATCCCTCATTCCCTCTTTCCACATCTCTCTCGTCTCTTCCCTtcaactctccttctcccctccacaTCTCACCCAGCTTCCCCTGGGACCGACACTACACAGACACCAGTGTGGACCCAGAGTAACTCCTCACACACAGATGCATGcaccctcctacacacacacaaacacacacacacacacacagtacacacaaacacccccctgggaaggggaaaggggaggagCTGACCCTGTCAGTCAGGGAGCTCTGCAGGGGAAACcaaaacagagcagagcagaggagtcAGGCTCCTCCAGGCTGGCTGACCAGGcctgccctttctctctctctccctcctcctccatcctcctctcttcctctccaggcCTGGCTTTATGTAAACATGACAAGAGGTTGTTGGTTCGTTTTAGACAAACCCTCCCTCTGTCTGCAGCCCTGTTGTCATAAGGCTCTCCCTGTCTATACGTTTCATCCACCATTACTCCCATTCACCATGGCTGTGCTATGCCACTTACTGTTAGTGTATGGTTGGTTATTTTAAACTGCTGTGTTGGTCAAGTTTCTTTGCTGATTACAGTTAAATGTTGCCTGAGTTGGGAGGGGGGAAACACTGCTTCTGAAACGTTTGATTCCAACACTGCTAatccgtctttcggatgggacgttaaatgggtgtcctgactctctgtggtcactaaagattccatggcacttattgtaagagtaggggtgttaaccacGGTATCCTGGCTAAATTACCAATCTGGCCATCacaccatcatggccacctaatcatccttagcttccaattggctcattcatcccccttcctctcccctgtaactattccctaggtcattgctgtaaatgagaatgtgttctcagtcaacttaccaggTAAAATAagagttaaataaaaataaatacatcatGTAACTGAGCGTTCTACCATGGTCTGCCCTTTCAACTGCCATAAATAATAATCACACACTCACTTTCTGTTCCCTTCTccgccctccctcctctctttctccccctcccctctgtctcaaGGTGTGTAGTTGGTGAGAAGCCAGCTGGCTGGCCTTGGAGACACTCCTTCACTACGATGTAGAGTCcagaagagagagaacgagagagcgtgTGAAAAACAGACACTCCGGCTGGAAGAGAAACTGAAAGCGGGTGAGTAAGACATCGCAGGAAGGATTGGAAAGAAAGATAGGGAGACAAACCAGAAAGAAGGAAGAGGAACAACACCAGggggagataagagagagagagagcgagagagagagactttcaaTCATTGACCTCAGACCCTGCCTCCAAAccaacctctccctccctccttctcctccctcctttccctgcACTGGAACTGTTTACCCTCTCTCACACCTCCGTCACAACAGGACCCCAtccttcactctctcccttcaCCCTTTCCCCTCTTCCTGAAGACCCTAAGGACTTGAACCTTCACCTTTGACCCCACCTGTGTAACCACTGGGCGGGAAAAGACATCACCAAAAAGACATCACCAGGAACACTTCAGAACCACTTCAAACATCATCATCACCATGTGCCACGTGATCGTGACCTGTCGCTCCATGCTGTGGACTCTACTCAGTATCGTGGTTGCCTTCGGAGAGCTCATCGCCTTCATGAGCACCGATTGGCTGGTGGGCTTCCCCCGGACACCGGACGCCGTCTTCGGCCCTCATGGTGCCACAGCGGCTGGCGAGGCCTACCGGCCCACCCTGGGCATCTACGGCCGCTGCATCAAGCTGCCCCACTTGCGGCGCGGTGTGCTGTGTGGGCCGTACGCCGTGCACTTTGGGGAGATCGCCAGCGGGTTCTGGCAGGCAGCGTCCATCTTCCTGGCGGCGGGGATCCTGCTACTGTGTGCCGTGGCCTTCATCTCTGTCTTCACCATGTGCTTCCAGAGCATCATGAAGAAGAGCATCTTCAACGTGTGTGGACTGCTGCAGGCCATCGcaggtgagacagagagggatacaCGCACATGTAGACGCACATGTAGACacacatttcacacacacacacacacacacacacacacacacacacacacacacacacacacacacacacgtatacacagcAGAGTTGCACACTTACTTTCACATTGAGTTATAGACATGTAGGTACAGTGCTGACTTTAACTCACGCAGGAAATCCACAGACCCTCTTGTTGTAGTGTTGCTGCTTGCAGTATTGTATTGCCTGTTGATTGGTTGTAGTTTTGTCTGGGCTGTTCAGTAGTTAGATACAGTTGACTGACTGTTAAACCcctggaatggagagagagaggggcttgtAGAGGGATGTGTTCTATCTGAACAGCCAACATTCAACCCCATCCAGCTAACCTTTAGTGCTGCTGTCCACCTCTTCAGAGTTTAAACATTCACTAACTAGAGCAATCAGACCCCACTGACCACAAACGAACACAtgcacgtgtacacacacacacacacatacatacacacacacatacatacatacacacaggccCCCGAGAGTGCATTATCTCTTACTCCCAGCGTCCTCTCTGTGTTTTTGAGGTGAGCATTAACCCTATTGGTCAAGGGTCAGGGAACCACGGCAGCCTTGTACCTCCCTCTGAGGTCGTTGCCATCAGCAACAAGGGCCCAAATATTTGTCCTCTTGGGTCAGCTGGGAATGATGTCATGTGACCTGTGTGGTGTGTCCGCAtgcgtgtgtatctgtgtatgactCTCAAGCCGCTTTGACCTGCTGTGGAGAATTATGGGAGGGAGGAGACAGTCATTGGAGAGAGTGAAGTTATTCCGCCTGGATCTCTCAGAgctctcatcctctcttctctcctctcctgtactAGTTCCTTAGACTCTATCAGGAGTAGGTCACAAACGAGCCCTACAGACACTGATCTACTGTAAGATTAGTGTGATGCCTTTTCAAATTAGTCGTTAAAGTTAGAATCTAGTGATTGCTACACTGGTGGACAGTTACCACAATGTAAAGCACATTCAGACCTAGTGAAAGTGTCAAATACTGTCCATTGCTATTGTGTTGTTATTGAACGTAGTCAGAGGACGTCCACAACTGGACTGATTAGAAGAGCAGAACTGCTCGTTAAGGGTCTGTGGGTCGCCGGGGGGAAGGGGATGAGAATAAGGAAGAGGAAAGGGGCAGAGGGGAAACCAGAAATAGCAGGGGGATGTTTCTTTAATGCACTCAGCCtagggttgaatggcgggaaccAGGTTACTGAGATTTACCacccaaaaccactcccttttctCGGGATATATAACTGCGAGAAACCAGTAAATTAAAATAAACTATGAACAGCATGGCGTGAAATGGAAGTGTTAAATTATATGTGATGTCTAATCTGGCTTCTCAACTGCCTCTGCATGATGAATATTCAATGCTCAGGCTGGgtacagacagcccatctcagtatggagtgcagttcacaatgcatgtagacctatcatctTATCATGGTAACTTTTTGTCTTATGACAGATAGGGCAGCAtagtctatgctacagtaatataaagactgAATGCACGTCtaatctccatctggctttcggaGGACACCTTACTTTTTTATTGTAAAGATGTTTTTTTTAATTGCAGCagcagagttttaaaacagcctatcactTGAATATTATTGCTTTCAATCAGAGCACGTGCGAACACGCTCttgcagtctttctctctctccatcaactccATTCAAGTTGCCTCCAAAATAGATAatcctgttctagattgataTATAGATTttctagcctacctctttcaggtaatatATTTATTGCAGTACTAGCCGTATAATTAGCTAATTAGTGATGGATTAGGCATAATTTCTAATTTATAGCCTTTGTCTCTTGCACAATACGCACGCACCTGTGCTCCGCTGGCCTCTCTCCTTAAAAAACACtcttagctcttggagtcccatgcaggaaaagctgGACTACAATAGCTTGCTGGACATCATTTTTTataccaatagactattcaaAGAGGGACGCAAGCTCTTGTTTgatgaatgttaaatacagcagccaatagaactcatgggtagtttgaaagaagagcgaACGCTCGCGCggcggtaggctatagcagtaatttattcagacccataaccattcaatcttcgtGAAAAGAAGAGAAAGCCTTCTGCATCTAGTTCTAGTACTATTCAAGGtgtcattagaatgatgaagGTAAGGACAATGAAACGtatttcatttaactgttgaacGCGAGGAAGTaatgaagcaacaatagagagagaaagaggaggtaggcTACTAATATTAGGGGAAATATTATTAAAAGTATTTATGCGTCAGCCTACGAATAACACAAATAGgccctattatatttcaaaattaaaATCAAATTCACTAGCCTGTAATTGTAACTTTGTAGGCcgcatgtgctgcaccagaatcgCATGTTCTCTCCCTGCTTTATCGTGGTTTGAATGATGTGCTTAATTCAGTCAATATAATCCAGTAGtctataatacaatacagtacagtaatacagttcacactaAAAAAGATTAGCCTTCTTGAGCTAGTTTCATTcatttacccaagagagcatatagctacagtagctacatccataggcttttatgtttttctgtcaggcgtaatgtgcagtagcctatatCATGTATGTATTGGATAACAGCACAATCATTTGTTCTTTTTTGGGCTTGacctcattaaatgtatttaatgtggggctcataaaatgtatataatgtattGCTCATCAGGGTCAAGTAGCATCATGATTGAATTGtcgatcaaagctctaatcaaatccagacaggcTTATTTATATGCTTTATAATGCTGTTGAATGACACTTCCGGTTTTTGGTTACCTGGTAGAAAAGGGATTTATTCTCAgaatggaacatttgtaaaataccgggAAAATATTCAACTCTACCTTAACCCTCAGCCCCTTGTCATGAACCGTCTCCCTGGCTACAGAAAGGGATAAAGAACAAAACACACTGCAGAGACACCACACCAAGCAGTGGTCAGTGTTGATGTGTCTCTGGTACTTTTTTCTGTTGGTGTTTTTCCTCCACCTCCACATGTGTCTTAGATGAGAGGGATGGAAAAGTCTGTAGTTTCTCCGCCAGGCAGAGTTCTAAGATATCCCTATATCACTTTAtcatctctctccacctctctctctctccctctcttcctttctccttTCTGCCAGTTTGATTTTCCTCCAATCAACATTTCCACTAAGTGTGCTGACCGACCGTAATGTTCCCGTAATGTGACCGTAACTGGGATCAGGTGGCAGATGTTTTGGGAAATACTTTACCTCAGAGGGAGAGATTGTGTTTCTGTAACCAGCGGTGGTCACGTCATCTCACTGGAGTCATCAGAGTGGTCCTGATTCTATTAAACACATTTATACACACTGATGTCATATTGGGAAGGCTTTATCTCTAATAGAAATCAATTGGATATGCAATATAACTAGCCAAGTGTTTAAGGCCAGACCGAGGCAGGTTTTTTTTCAGAAACACAGTTAGAGACGAGAAGACTAAGAAACAGCAGGTAGTTAAACTGTCTTCAGGTCTACAGCTGGGAGTGTCATAATATCCTTTTATTGTGGCCATAAACTCTCCCTCCCAGctccaaccaaccagccagccagccaaccagacgACGAGCCAAATTCAGCCATGATGAGTTATAGGACTGTCACACAGACGGCTTTTGACCTGGGCGCTAGCTGTGGGTTGATGGCAAATGGGAATGTGACAGTGATCCAGTAAACAGATGCAATAATGATACAGCGTGACTATGACTGTTACAGGTCTGATTGACAGATGATCATGACTGTATTGGAACAGTCTGATCATGATGAATAGTCTAGGTCTGGATGTTACTATTGTTGAGcaaacagagagagcagaagtACAGTACAGGGTCGGGACGGGTGTGACTGGAAATTCATCTGATTACCAAAGCAAAGGTCTGAGATGTTGGTCAATCACAACCAGTGTTGACAATAGAGGTATGTGGGTGAGAGATATAgcgagagatggcgagagagttTACAACCGTAGTGTGGGTGTATAAGAATTAAAGGCATAGAAAGAGAgaatcagtgagtaatgaaagagtgaaagagagtcGGGTAAAAGGAAGTGCGGTGTAGATAAGGCTGATAGATATGAATGGAAAGTCCAGTCCATGGTCACGGTGCATATTACTGTAATCCTGAATCAGGCTTGTAGGACTTCCTACCAACAGAACAGTACCAGAACAAAATGACTGTGTGGAAGGAATCAGGATAATATAGGTCCCTATATTCCCTGTTCATCTATTACACTACAGTCCTCCGTGGGACAGTGGAGCTAAACAGAGAGGAACACTACAGTTTTACACTATAGTCCTCTGTGGGACAGTGGAGCTAAACAGAGAGGAACACTACAGTTTTACACTATAGTCCTCTGTGGGACAGTGGAGCTAAACAGAGAGGAACACGACAGTTTTACACTATAGTCCTCTGTGGGACAGTGGAGCTAAACAGAGAGGAACACTACAGTTTTACACTATAGTCCTCTGTGGGACAGTGGAGCTAAACAGAGAGGAACACGACAGTTTTACACTATAGTCCTCCGAGGACAGTGGAGCTAAACAGAGAGGAACACTACAGTTTTACACTATAGTCCTCCGAGGACAGTGGAGCTAAACAGAGAGGGACACGACAGTTTTACACTACAGTCCTCCGTGGGACAGTGAAGCTAAACAGAGAGGAACACTACAGTTTTACACTACAGTCCTCCGAGGACAGTGGAGCTAAACAGAGAGGGACACGACAGTTTTACACTACAGTCCTCCGAGGACAGTGGAGCTAAACAGAGAGGAACACTACAGTTTTACACTATAGTCCTCCGTGGGACAGTGGAGCTAAACAGAGAGGAACACTACAGTTTTACACTATAGTCCTCTGTGGGACAGTGGAGCTAAACAGAGAGGAACACTACAGTTTTACACTATAGTCCTCTGTGGGACAGTGGAGCTAAACAGAGAGGAACACTACAGTTTTACACTATAGTCCTCTGTGGGACAGTGGAGCTAAACAGAGAGGAACACTACAGTTTTACACTATAGTCCTCCGTGGGACAGTGGAGCTAAACAGAGAGGAACACTACAGTTTTACACTATAGTCCTCTGTGGGACAGTGGAGCTAAACAGAGAGGAACACTACAGTTTTACACTATAGTCCTCTGTGGGACAGTGGAGCTAAACAGAGAGGAACACTACAGTTTTACACTATAGTCCTCCGTGGGACAGTGGAGCTAAACAGAGAGGAACACTACAGTTTTACGCTATAGTCCTCCGTGGGACAGTGGAGCTAAACAGAGAGGAACACTACAGTTTTACACTATAGTCCTCCGTGGGACAGTGGAGCTAAACAGAGAGGAACACTACAGTTTTACGCTATAGTCCTCCGAGGACAGTGGAGCTAAACAGAGAGGAACACTACAGTTTTACGCTATAGTCCTCCGAGGACAGTGGAGCTAAACAGAGAGGGACACGACAGTTTTACACTATAGTCCTCTGTGGGACAGTGGAGCTAAACAGAGAGGAACACGACAGTTTTACACTATAGTCCTCCGAGGACAGTGGAGCTAAACAGAGAGGAACATTACAGTTTTACACTATAGTCCTCCGAGGACAGTGGAGCTAAACAGAGAGGAACACTACAGTTTTACACTATAGTCCTCCGAGGACAGTGGAGCTAAACAGAGAGGAACACGACAGTTTTACACTATAGTCCTCTGTGGGACAGTGGAGCTAAACAGAGAGGAACACTACAGTTTTACACTATAGTCCTCCGAGGACAGTGGAGCTAAACAGAGAGGAACACTACAGTTTTACACTATAGTCCTCTGTGGGACAGTGGAGCTAAACAGAGAGGAACACTACAGTTTTACACTATAGTCCTCTGTGGGACAGTGGAGCTAAACAGAGAGGAACACTACAGTTTTACACTATAGTCCTCTGTGGGACAGTGGAGCTAAACAGAGAGGAACACTACAGTTTTACACTACAGTCCTCCGAGGACAGTGGAGCTAAACAGAGAGGAACACTACAGTTTTACACTATAGTCCTCCGAGGACAGTGGAGCTAAACAGAGAGGAACACTACAGTTTTACGCTATAGTCCTCCGAGGACAGTGGAGCTAAACAGAGAGGAACACGACAGTTTTACACTATAGTCCTCTGTAGGACAGTGGAGCTAAACAGAGAGGAACACGACAGTTTTACACTATAGTCCTCTGTGGGACAGTGGAGCTAAACAGAGAGGAACACTACAGTTTTACACTATAGTCCTCCGTGGGACAGTGGAGCTAAACAGAGAGGAACACTACAGTTTTACACTATAGTCCTCTGTGGGACAGTGGAGCTAAACAGAGAGGAACACGACAGTTTTACACTACAGTCCTCCGAGGACAGTGGAGCTAAACAGAGAGGAACACTACAGTTTTACACTACAGTCCTCCGTGGGACAGTGGAGCTAAACAGAGAGGAACACTACAGTTTTACACTACAGTCCTCCGAGGACAGTGGAGCTAAACAGAGAGGAACATTACAGTTTTACACTACAGTCCTCCGAGGACAGTGGAGCTAAACAGAGAGGAACATTACAGTTTTACACTACAGTCCTCTGTGGGACAGTGGAGCTAAACAGAGAGGAACACTACAGTTTTACACTACAGTCCTCCGTGGGACAGTGGAGCTAAACAGAAAGAAACACAAACCTCCCCCAGGTTTCCCATAGAAACAACAtgtcctctctgtctcacccACTCTGTAACTATTGAAACCATTCTCTTAACTCTATAGGGCAGAGGTGGCCAACCCTCCTGCAGAAATACTGGGTATGCAAacttttgctccagccctgctctaacacacctgattggtTTAGAGGAGCAGCGGATGAGTAAAGTCAGTTTAGTTGTTGATGAGAGTGTCTTTAGAAGCCAGGAGACACAGACCGAGACTCTCTTGGCTTACGGTCCTACCTGACAATCATATCAGTCTGTATGTTTCCGGTGAGagacctcctcctctctcttcctcctctctttttcCATCACACTCTAATATGTGAgccaccacctggattcggtcatatctagcaaaatttgaaatggtgttttttacattggataaaagtagagaaaaTGAAAtgctgcagttgaggaacaatgggaaagtaattctgctttgaaagttgataaacttgtaatccCACTTTTGAGAAGATGGCCTTTTAATTTTTTGGTACTGctactggagagcccttctttgtctacacccattcagcattgttcgcACCCTCTTAAACTGTAGCACctcccatctctttaaggattcccATGTGAGGTCGTGTGGCAAACAGAGTGAgcagtgtagtaaacaaccaaagatttcaagactaaaagtggtgatagtagtagactacaataaggaaaaactgCAGATTAAAGTACACTTTATCAGGGCCTCctgaatggcgcagcggtctgaggctGCAGGAAGTTTCctgtctttttccgtggctaaaccagctaggctcgtaatttaaccattttatttgtatttacacaTGGAGTACACATTTGTTATTGAGGCACATAAAAGTTCACATGCTCCAGAAGGCATTGCTGGCCAAAAACGcattttgaaaaaaatatataaaaagacgTTCAtttgcctctcctgtgaagtagtgacatacGGCTGGCTTCCTGAAAATGGTCACATATATGTGGAGAGGAAAGAAATATgagaaagattttttttttttaaacctgcattaaaaaaataaaaacaactcTTTCTCTCTGTACCTCTGGCTCTCATAGTCTGTTGCGATACATTTTCACCATCTCCTGGAGCTGAGGGGAGGTGGATAGTCAGATGTTCTGGGAACCAGGGTCAGGGAGAGGAGGGGTACGGgcggggtagagagagaatgcAGGGCTACCCCACCTAGAGATGTAGAGGAAGCGAgtacagaaagagaggagactaCGGAGACAGTTGGAGGCGAATGGTTAATATACAGGCCAGGTTGCAGAAGGAGGCAAGCAGTTAATATTCACAGAGGATGCAGGATACTCAGTTGAAGTGGACTGGGGTATTAGGTTAGGGGTCCATTGGGTAGTGGGATGTCTTTagagggggttgtgtgtgtgtgtgtttgtgtctgtgtgtgtgtattggggggGGTTGTAGAATTGAAACCATACCTCCAGTCCATCACCAGAGCTGCTCTGGCAGCAACATGTGGAAAGAATTTATGACCTACTTTTCATTTCCGTGTTTAATACAATATTGTTCTGCTGAGAGGGAGAAAGCTGGTGTCGGCATTGCACTTTTGTTTTTCATCTCCTGAAGGAGCAAGTGAGCAGGGCGGAGgcagatggagggaaggagggaggtagggagggaagtGGGGTAAGTGTGCTGGTCTGGTATAGAGGTGCAGGagctgtctctgtttctctctctctctctctctctctgtatctccctctctctctctcaattccattttaattcaATTTCTATTCAATTtcaaattcaatttaagggctttattggcatgggaaacatatgttaacattgccaaagcaagtgaagtagataataaacaaaagtgaaataaacaataataaacaacaaacaacaatctctctatctgtctgtctgtctgtctgtctgtctgtctgtctgtctgtctgtctgtctgtctgtctgtctgtctgtctgtctgtctgtctgtctgtctgtctgtctgtctgtctgtctgtctgtctgtctgtctgtctgtctgtctgtctctctctctgtctctctgtctgtctctctctctctctgtctgtctctctcgtaaTATGTGCCTGTAGGCATATTGTAGTTCCATAGCTCCCAGTCTAGACTCTAGTAGTAGACTTCTGATATTGTAGTTCTAGAGCGTCTCCTGGTGTGTGTCAAAGCCTGAACTAGAAACAGGCTCACTGCCTTTTCCTGTCAGGTCATTCTTGAGTATGGTGATGGTGAAAGGTAATATTGAACACAGACTACATGCATTGTCTCTACTTTACTAGGTCATATTAGGGATTGGGTGAAGCCTTCTCTTGCTCCTCCTGAGCAGGCCTCTATTAGGCTCTCCTATAGGTTCTGGTGTTGTACAAGGCTGTTGGAACAGAATCCATTTGCTGTTACAAGTGAAATATTGTACAGTGCAGGGCTGTTGGAAGTGGGTCTCAAACCCACAGAAGTGGCTCCATCCttcagcagagagagacacaggaagCTGAGACACAGGATTAGTTGGTTAGTTCAGTGACTGGGGAAACCCCTCTGGCTACCCTTTCCTGTTGTTGAGCTGCTGTTACCCCAGGTCACACATTGTGCGATACCCCCAGGGATTCAGAGCTGACAGCAGGGTTGTATTGTGCCATAACCCCAGGGCTGTATTGTGCCATAACCCCAGGGCTGTATTGTGCCATAACCCCAGGGTTGTATTGTGCCATAACCCCAGGGTTGTATTGTGCCATAACCCCAGGGTCGTATTGTGCCATAACCCCAGGGTCGTATTGTGCCATAACCCCAGGGTCGTATTGTGCCATAACCCCAGGGTCGTATTGTGCCATAACCCCAGGGTCGTATTGTGCCATAACCCCAGGGTCGTATTGTGCCATAACCACAGGGTCGTATTGTGCCATAACCCCAGGGTCGTATTGTGCCATAACACCAGGGTTGTATTGTGCCATAACCCCAGGGTCGTATTGTGCCATAACCCCAGGGTTGTATTGTGCTGTAACCTGAGGGTCGTGACGTGGGGACATGTTTGGGGAAAGACTTGAATCTGGCCAGGTGTATTATTGGAATAGAGCATAGGAGAGTCCCATTTGAAAAGAGAGTATCATGTTTTTTTGCAAGTATAGTATTTTTGACCAACGGGAAATTAGAACGCTAACGTGTTCTTGAAACAGGAAATGTTTTGATACCAGAGAATGTTCTGTGGATTGACTTTAGACAATGTGCTGTTGTCATTATTCCACTCTTTTTTGAAGCTACCTTTCAAACACACAATtcaatcaca includes:
- the LOC120026477 gene encoding LHFPL tetraspan subfamily member 2a protein-like, which translates into the protein MCHVIVTCRSMLWTLLSIVVAFGELIAFMSTDWLVGFPRTPDAVFGPHGATAAGEAYRPTLGIYGRCIKLPHLRRGVLCGPYAVHFGEIASGFWQAASIFLAAGILLLCAVAFISVFTMCFQSIMKKSIFNVCGLLQAIAGLFLILGLMLYPAGWGSDKVQLYCSQDAAPYQAGLCTMGWGFYTAMGGTVLTFICAVFSAQAEIATSSDKVQEEIEEGKSLICLL